ATGCAAGACAGTATTGGACTGGCTAGGTAGGAAAGGGCAGAGACAGTGTACATGGCAGTGTTGTTTCAGACACTGAATATGGTGTTTCTGCACTGTTGGAGATAGGTCCTGttctaaataaaacacagagtCCAGTTCAAATACCAGGTGTGCTTCTTGCTGTCATTCCCGCCACAGCAATCCCAACAGTACCATAactctgcatgtgtgtgtccATCCAAAGTTATGTTCTGACATTACTGTCTGGCTCTAATATTAAGCTGTCCTGCCCGCTGAATATAATTTAGAGTGTAAGCTACTCTGAGGAAagcattgcattttcttctgtgctttagaTAGGCTGAATGTGCTGTTGGTGTGCAGCAAAttatagcaataataataataaatagtgTTTTGCTGTTGCCTTGGGTTATAGCACAGCGCTTGTAATGATGCTGGATCAGAATTCCAGAGACTTCTTTATTTAGCAGTGACCGTATCTTCACTGCTGCTTTGGTGCTTAGCACATGTTAAACAAAGTAAAAGATTTTAAGCTTTTGACTGAGATAAGTGTCAGCTACATAGAAGCTTGGGAGATAAAATTCACTCAAGGGAAAGACAGGAATCAAGATCTGGACCTAGAAATGATCTTTCAGTGTACATAAAGTACTTGCATTgtaatattaaataaagaaCACCTAAGTTAAATAAACGGCACAGTGGGAACTTGATCATTCTTTAATAAGATCCTAGTAACCAAAATAAACTCTGTCAAAAATGTGCCTTCTTTGCTCTAACAGTTAGCTTTCCCCACACAGGGcttatattttccctttcagcaCGCAATTCATTTGAACTGGTACATGACAAATGTCTGAGcaacactcttttttttttcctatcaaagttttctgcatttgagTGCTATGTCAAAACGTGATCTCCAAGGTCTCCAGACTCATTTTAGCTGTCAGGGGTTGGAAATCCTGTCTAATAGCTATTTAAGATGGATATCCTTCATCTTTTCTCCTGCTTGTACTTAGCACCCGCAAAGACTGTAACACCCACAACAGCTGTGTATGTATAAAGACTGAAACTCCTATGAAATCTACGTTTCTGCAGTTCCATCGATTGCCAGCCATTCTGCTGCAATGCTGATAGTTTGTTGATAGGGAGTTCCCACACTACCAGTCCAAACAGCAAGATTAAAATCTGGTTTCTAAAAGGCCACTGAAGGCACAGATCTTTGAATTTATCATCGGCCAGTGCTATTTTGTGGCTCAAACTCCCTGCATCAGCAATGAAGGTTGCATGGGACCAGCTATTTACGGTTACTGAGATGTCTAGCTTCCACTGATGTCAAGTGTGATTCTTGTTTCTGTCTGACTTTTGGTTGATCTCAGAAAATGGGAGTATTATGCGCAGCTCCTATTTAGGCAACCAAACGAAGCTATCTAGGTCCTAATGGCAGCTGCAGTGGATTCAGTATATTGGGAAATCTGACCTCTGTGTTTATGTATCTAAATGAGAACCAAGTTCTACTGAAAAATCTCGTAATGTCTAAGTGACGCAGATGGTGGGAAGGAACCTGGTGTCTAAGTTGAAGCACAGCTGATAAAATTAGCCCttaatgtttaaatgaaatAGCAAATTACAATACAAAACCATGCTATTTTCAGTGtgaatgccttcatttttatatgactttaaaagacaaggaaaaaaacccaaaaaaacccctgaaaacaaaaaaaaaaatcaaaaaaaacACTCCCTGGaaatgagactgaaaaaattaagaatttccagtgaaaagatTCCTGTATGGACCATTGATCTACTAACCAGGACTGTGCTCCAGAGCACTCTTTGACAAGCTTGTGGTAAGAGGCTGCCCTACTCCACCCTCCACTTAGTTTCTGGTCTTTCCTCCAACTCTGCTATTTCCTCTTTCAGGACCAAGCAATGATGAAGACCATGTCTGGTGGAAACTGCACCCTGAATGTGCCAGCCAAGAACTCATACCGCATGGTAGTGCTGGGGGCCTCCAGGGTGGGGAAAAGCTCCATTGTCTCACGCTTTCTCAATGGCCGGTTTGAGGACCAGTACACTCCCACCATTGAGGATTTTCATCGCAAGGTCTACAACATCCGGGGAGACATGTATCAGCTGGACATCCTGGACACCTCTGGGAATCACCCTTTCCCTGCTATGAGGAGGCTTTCCATCCTGACAGGTGAGAAAGTGGGGGGAAGTTTGCAGATGGGGAACAGTGGGTGAGAGATCATGAGGATAGACATTAGCTTGAAAACTGTAGCCTGGAGATGACTTTTTCTTGGGAGGTAGCTAAAGGGACTGCTTGATTGTGTTGCAAGATGCACTTCTCTAGAGAGAGATTTCCTGGCCAGGGTGTTCCAAGCACTATAGGGAGTGCATTAGCCACAGAGGAGAGTCCACTGGGTGAAGGTCTGAAACTGAGATTTCCCCCTAGTTTATCCTTCCtaccttcccctcctgctccatATTTTTTATTGCAGTCACAAGTAAATGGCTGAAGAAAATCTCATGGGCATAAAGACCAGCAAGGACAAAAAAGCATGTTATAAGACACAAGCAgtggaaaacaaatgtaaaatgcaCAGGAAGGGAATTCTAACCAAGAAAatctcaaagattttttttttcctaaaatttccAGCCTGATTCCCTTGATTTGATATTCCAGTAAAAGGATAGCTCTACTTCTACCCTTTCTCCTTAGTCTATGGTTAATCAAATgtgttaaagggaaaaaagggaaaatggtgGGCTCATTTTGTACGTTCTCATTGTCAAGCAGTTCCTCTTGTGAGCGAAGATGTATTCTTTAATTGTGAAAGTAACAGTGGAGATATATTCAGCCACAGCTCACAAAAAACCTACTTcctggattttctttctaccCTTCTAGCTAGCCAGTGAAACATGACGTTCACATCTGACCAGGCTAGCGTCCACATTCAGTAAGGTCGTAGGGCCAGTTTCTGGGATGTGGATGTgagcttttttccctgaaagctCTCTTAGTGTGTTCCACATGAATGTCATTCAACAGGCAATGATTTGcgttattttatatttgcaaaagGAATGGTAAGTCAGGAAATGTCAAAAGGAAATGCCAGGGGATCTGTgtcatttatgtatttctttttttccatggtCTGTTTCTCTTGAGCAAACGAAATGACAGCAGAGCACTGCACATTGGGAAACCTCTCACTCCTGACTTAGGCATTCGGGACTGACTAGCTGTAAATCTTCAGTCAGGTGTTGCTTCGTGTATTGTGTAATCAAAAGGCCAAGGCTGAGTGGCTACTAGCTCTCCACTCTTCCTGGTGTCAGAACAGGCTGTGTTTTACACAGAGacacaaatgaaaggaagaaaaaagaaaagcaatgcagcagagctgagataGAAACATGTTTACAAAAGAGAGTAAAATGGGCAATAACTTGCAAGTCCAGTGCAACCTAGGAACACAATTGGATATGGCTGAAGTAACATCATAGCCAAAAGTCTTTTCCATAGCACTACAGAAAGGTGTGGAGAGTTGGATTAGAAGAACTGGAATTAAAGTACAGCTGAGTGTATAGATTCAAAAGGACCAAACAAAAAGTATGGGGAGGAGATGGCAAATAAACCTattgctcttttaaaattagCTCCTCTGACACAGACTGCGACTAACAAGCCtttacagtatctttttttaattgcagggGATGTTTTCATCCTGGTATTCAGCCTGGACAACAGAGAATCCTTTGATGAGGTCAAGAGGCTCCAGAAACAGATCCTTGAGGTCAAATCCTGCCTGAAGAACAAGACCAAGGAATCAGCTGACCTCCCCATGGTGATCTGTGGCAACAAAAATGACCACAGTGAAATCTTCCGCAAGGTACGCTCAGATGAAGGCGAGAACCTTGTTTCCAGTGACGAAAACTGCGCTTACTTTGAAGTTTCAGCCAAGAAGAACACCAATGTGGATGAGATGTTCTATGTCCTTTTCAGCATGGCCAAGCTACCTCATGAGATGAGCCCTTCCCTCCACAGGAAAATCTCCATCCAGTATGGTGACACTTTCCAACAGAAATCCTTCCGGATGCGCCGAGTCAAGGACATGGATGCCTACGGCATGATCTCTCCCTTTGCTCGCCGGCCAAGCGTCAACAGTGACCTGAAGTATATCAAATCGAAAGTTCTCAGGGAAGGTCAGtccagggagagggagaaatgcACGATCCAGTGAAGGGGGCTTGCACTTCTGTCTGAAGTCATCATCCACATGCAGTGCCTTAAAGAAAAATGGTCTGTGGAAGCACAGAATGGGCTCATGGGGTTCCTCAAGAAAACCCAACATGGAGAAAGGATAACTCTTCCTGCGGATTCTGCTGAGTTACGAATGTAAATAACACCGTCCTTGTAAACGACTGGGAAAAATCATATGCCTGAGATACAAGtgcatttctctgtctttgtaATGTAGTTCCTCTTCattcctctttttgtttaaagactACAGACCTGAGAAGTAGAGACATTTCAACCTCATCCTTACAAAGAAAGTAGGTCAAAAATGCACAGAAGGCATTAACAGTTACCCAGCATGCAGCTCTTGCTAAGAGACAGGAGGTTATATGTGTGCGTGCGTGTATCtctgtctgtgtgtatgtgtgcatgcatgtgtggagcactcctttaaaaaaatgggacTTGCATTTCAAAGGGCAGCAGTCTTAACTGAGGTTTCCCTCATGGTGCAACGAGAGATTGGGAGTGGACTCTATATACGGACACATGACTCTAAGTCACTTCTGAGGGGACCTGCATTAAGAAGATCTTGATTTTATGTTTGCTGGGACAGTTATCATTTGACATCAACATGAATGTTGTTTTGTATTATAGATTTTATTtgggctttggtttttttattgtctgGGGGTGGGTTCTTAGCAAAATCAGATGGCAAGTGCATCTGATATCAAAACAGTGTCTACCTTCTAGCAGTGAAAGgtgtttttcatctgtaaaactATATATGTACATTGATTGAAAGTGAAATTGTTCTGCAAAAAGCCAATACATTTGACTGCTTTGCAAGCCTGGTGTGATATTGTTTCTCAAAGCAGCCACACCGACTCTGAATACCGTAGTACAAATGCCACCCTTGCCTTGCTGGCCACCAGAGCAGTggttccttcctctgcctctaTCAGCTGAGACTGACCAGATTCATATGTAGGCTTAGACCACTTCAGAGGCAGGATTGggttttccttcaaaattaagAACTGAATGGTTGTAGGGCCAGCTCCATCATACTTCTTCTGTTAACATGCCTTTAGTAATTTTGTTCATGGTTTTCCCTGTTGTCTGATAAAGGTTGCCTTGATGGAAACCTTTGCACTGCAGAAGTCCTTCAGGACAGAAGCTTTGTGCTGACTGTCCAAACAGGGCTGAACTGGCTGGCCAGATAAATGTGCGGCCATCCATtcacttcttccctttctcagccCAGTCCAGGCTGCCTTGTCTTCAGCTCTCTCCCTGTTCTGCTTCTGGCTTTGTTGTTCGATGTGCTCCTGTATGCCCTCAAAGCCCAATATACTCTCTCAGATGTGAGCTTGCCACTCTCGCTGACTGGAATGAGATGTGTGCACACATAACTGTGGGCAAAGCATGGCCCCAAGACCATATACAACAGTAGagtatatatgttatatatacCTCAGAACGACCTTCAGATATCTTGTCCCTCTCTCACCCTCAAATTCTGTTCTTGGCTGTTTCTGCCTTGCTGtgtcctgggcagagctgtgagCTAGTTCATGCTATAATTTGACAGGAAACCAAGAATGATGGTTGTCTGTAAAAATTAGCCTCTGGGACTCAAAATCCCATATTCATTTATCAGCTCCACCCTTCATTGGTACTGTATATTGACTGGTAAAATACACTGTTCTTTTATTCCTGTTGCCAGGGCAGCATCTTTCAGACCACATCCCCCTCCCTATCTATAAATATGTACATGGTTTATGATTaaacctgtttta
Above is a genomic segment from Gymnogyps californianus isolate 813 chromosome 1, ASM1813914v2, whole genome shotgun sequence containing:
- the RASD2 gene encoding GTP-binding protein Rhes: MMKTMSGGNCTLNVPAKNSYRMVVLGASRVGKSSIVSRFLNGRFEDQYTPTIEDFHRKVYNIRGDMYQLDILDTSGNHPFPAMRRLSILTGDVFILVFSLDNRESFDEVKRLQKQILEVKSCLKNKTKESADLPMVICGNKNDHSEIFRKVRSDEGENLVSSDENCAYFEVSAKKNTNVDEMFYVLFSMAKLPHEMSPSLHRKISIQYGDTFQQKSFRMRRVKDMDAYGMISPFARRPSVNSDLKYIKSKVLREGQSREREKCTIQ